The sequence TCAGGAATAATTATATCATCATATATGCATTGCATTTCATCGTACttctataattattttattttataattacaTATTTAATTGAAATTTAGGTTGCATGTATCGACCAGTTCAAACTTAAAAACTCAAGTTTACAAAAGAGATTCGTTCACTTTTCAACTCCCAGGTCCCTCCGGGTCAATTAGTCAACCTTCCGGACTAGTATTTGTCAATTAGTCAACCTTGCAAGCTATTTTTATAATCGTATCCACAGATTTTGTGAAGAGTGATACGCTGATGTGTGGTGCTTGGCAAATCTATTATACGGATAGACAAAGTTCTGGATTGAGAAACACAAAGTACAATACTTTTATACAATATACTGCTTGCATAATAATTTAGAGTACACCTAATACAAACTAAATGGCCCACGCACTAAAATTTGCAATTGCTCTGAGTCTCTGAGCACATCGTCGATTGATTTGCAGTTGTTGGCCAAGTAGTTTATTCATCAACTCCGATCCAGCAGTAAGCTCGATCATGGCCTGAAGAAAGCCGGGTGCGGCCTGCCGGCGCCCTGGTAGGAGGTGTTCCTGAGGTGCTCGGGTGCGTCCTCGAACGAGTGGCGCCTCGCTAGCGACAGGATCTTCTTATCGGCAGCGATGAAGTAGGCCATCCCGGCGACTGCAAAGGTTCGATCGTTGGTGAGCAAAACATGTTCAGTAAAACGTCTTCATCAGTTGAAGACAGGTAGGCGTGCTGGTTTTATGTATGGATCAGCAGTGTTACCTGTGGAGATGATGAGTGCCTGGCCTGTGGGGTTGATGTTGGCCTTCGCCCATGGCAGCATCCGAACGCTCGCGAGCTGAAGGAGATGAGCGAATTGGTTGGTATTTGGTAAGAGATACAGGGTCGTTATGCTATCAGCATGGCACGATgaacagaggaggaagagggagggAGATGGAATGGAACCCACCGTGGGAATTGCAGAGGCGATGGTCGCTACAGCTGCAGCCTTAGCCCCTGCGAGGGTCGCCTCTGCAGACATACACAGATGCATGATGAGTACAAGCGCGAGCTCAGAAAGAATCAACGGTGAATTCATAAGAGCTAGGACCTAAGAGCTCAGAAAAACAGCATCAGAATTATGACTCTGAGGTAGTGCAGGTGCATGGACGACGTGTACCTCGCGAGCATCGCTTGGCGAGGGCAAGCTTCTGATCGAGGGATGCACGGCTCACCGTCGACATGGTCTTGCTCTTttgcttgggaagaagaaggaattgAAGCAGATGATGGGCGAGTAGCGAGAGAGCCACTGAGTAGCTAGCTAGTAGAGAGGACGATGGGTTGCTGTTAGTTGCAAGGAGATGCAGGGGAGGCCGGGAATTTATAGGGCGGAGCATCAGAGGATCGGCGGGCGCGGGGACCTGGTTTTGGGCGAAACCGTGTGTGCCAGTGCCTGTTTCCTATCCACTCGGCTTGCATAGCAGACAGACAGAGGCCGGCTGGTTGCTTGCATCATGGGACTCGATCCGCCTACTACTTTACTACTACCAGTACCAGAACGAGCACTTGTCACCGGCCAAGGGTACTAAAAgaagtttgaaaaaaaagaaacccaTGATCCTCACCAAACTAGATTACTAGTAGGGTGTTAGATGCCCAATTACAAGGGTAATAATCTATGACGTGTGCTTTTGTTTACTGCAGGAACCCAACCCAGAGAAAACCATGCGTGGAATCGTGCTGTAGGTTCGGGCATCTCGCTTGTCTCATCTCTGTGTGCTAGTGCTCCTGAACCTGAAGGGTCAAAAGAGTCTCCCCGACCAGTGATAGTTTGACGAACGTGTCACTGTGTCAGCAGCCAACAGGCCTCGTAGACTTGCAATGTCCTCACTGCTGGCTGGGTGGCTGCAGCCCAACACTGAACAAAACTAGTAAACCGCCATGGCAACTGTACGCGGTGAAAGTGAAACACTAAAACTGTAAAGTCTTTTTCAAAAAACGAAAAGAcatgtagcctagtggttacaagagcctcGATAGTATATGAAGTCCTGGTTCGACTCTTtatgggagcgaatattctgaAATTTAATGGCGTTGTGCAtttagtggtaggcgacgttccccTCGACAGCGAGGTGCCTGTg comes from Panicum virgatum strain AP13 chromosome 4K, P.virgatum_v5, whole genome shotgun sequence and encodes:
- the LOC120702557 gene encoding early nodulin-93-like, yielding MSTVSRASLDQKLALAKRCSREATLAGAKAAAVATIASAIPTLASVRMLPWAKANINPTGQALIISTVAGMAYFIAADKKILSLARRHSFEDAPEHLRNTSYQGAGRPHPAFFRP